The Chloroflexota bacterium genome window below encodes:
- a CDS encoding PaaI family thioesterase: MEKQPNSSMCFVCGRDNPIGLRMQFFSDGDGCVYADYEPHAEHQGYPGVMHGGLVTAMLDELIGRTAIASDLWCMTAKLEVRFRKPVPIDAPLKLKGEIKNKTGRLIEGYGEIRLPDGTLAAEAHGTYIRIPDAQLDEYKRALGNWRVDD; the protein is encoded by the coding sequence ATGGAAAAACAACCCAACAGTAGCATGTGCTTTGTTTGCGGACGCGATAATCCCATCGGCTTGCGAATGCAATTTTTTTCGGATGGGGACGGCTGCGTGTATGCCGACTATGAACCGCATGCGGAACACCAGGGTTATCCGGGCGTGATGCACGGCGGACTCGTCACCGCGATGCTCGACGAACTGATCGGGCGCACCGCGATTGCCAGCGACTTGTGGTGCATGACCGCGAAACTTGAGGTTCGCTTTCGCAAACCGGTGCCGATTGACGCGCCGCTCAAACTCAAAGGTGAAATCAAAAATAAAACCGGGCGCTTGATCGAAGGATACGGCGAAATTCGTTTGCCCGATGGCACCCTCGCCGCCGAAGCGCACGGCACGTACATCAGAATTCCGGATGCTCAACTCGACGAATACAAACGCGCGCTCGGCAACTGGCGCGTGGACGATTAG
- a CDS encoding NERD domain-containing protein, with product MRTTTNEKLIARQVKIARYTTFGSLGILLGSLVIVNISNANYIAFAYATLLVGFMLAYVGSTLGNAWIKEPRADHALERALKGFDNKHHLYNFLLPAAHVLVTPLGVLVFLVKNQDGAITCQNGKWNRKWHWGRLIGGMGQAALGDPIRELDRDVTKMKEFITSQVANGALVPVDGYVVFSDPRVKLDVDDAALPVVRADDLKETLRKVKRGAPLANELQNKLASVLDETANGKTTQQ from the coding sequence ATGCGAACAACGACGAACGAAAAACTGATTGCGCGACAGGTTAAGATCGCGCGCTACACGACGTTTGGCTCGCTCGGAATTTTGCTCGGCTCGCTAGTCATCGTCAATATATCGAACGCCAACTATATCGCGTTCGCGTATGCGACCCTGCTCGTCGGCTTTATGCTCGCGTACGTCGGCTCGACGCTCGGCAACGCGTGGATCAAAGAGCCGCGCGCCGATCACGCGCTCGAACGCGCGCTCAAGGGTTTCGACAACAAACATCATCTCTACAATTTCCTGCTTCCCGCGGCGCATGTTCTCGTTACGCCGCTCGGCGTGCTGGTTTTTCTCGTTAAAAATCAGGACGGCGCGATCACATGTCAGAACGGCAAGTGGAATCGCAAGTGGCACTGGGGACGATTGATCGGCGGGATGGGACAAGCCGCGCTCGGCGATCCGATTCGTGAGTTAGATCGCGACGTGACCAAGATGAAAGAATTCATCACGAGCCAGGTCGCCAATGGCGCGCTCGTACCGGTGGACGGCTACGTCGTGTTCAGCGATCCGCGGGTGAAACTTGATGTTGACGACGCGGCACTGCCCGTCGTGCGCGCAGACGACTTGAAGGAAACGCTCCGCAAAGTCAAGCGCGGCGCGCCACTCGCGAATGAATTGCAAAACAAACTGGCAAGCGTGTTGGATGAGACGGCGAATGGAAAAACAACCCAACAGTAG